The Shewanella mesophila genome contains the following window.
AGACCTTTATCGAACAATCCTCTTACCCTTTGATCAAGGTAAAGGTCTCGGGTAACCAATTAACCTTAAGCCAGCAACGCTTCGTCTCATCGGGTACTGAAGCACCGGCGCAAACTTGGACTGTGCCAGTATCGGTAAAATTTGGACAAGATACCCATGTCAGCGAGCAAACATACTTGCTTGATGCGCCGAGCAAAACATTTGAACTGCCATTTGAACCAAGCTGGGTATTTCCTGATGCACAAGGTATGGGATACTACCGCTGGGTTTTAGAAGCTGAGCAGATGGCGGTCTTGCTAAGCAAGAGCAAAACCGTACTTAGTCCAAGAGAGCGCAAGGCATTGATATCGGCCGCAGATGCGTTGCTTAAAGCTGGCTATGTCTCTGGTGGCGATCTATTAAATATCTTGGGTGAGTTTGTTAACGACAGTCATCCGCAAATCGTCTCTGATGCACTCGGTTATCTGCAGGCGCAGAAGGGCACCTTTATTGATAACAGTAACCAGCAACTCTGGGCTAAATTTGTCACAAAAAAAGCTCGGTTGGCGCTAGAGGTTTATGGGTTATCAACGAGTGCAGGTGAAGATCCTCAGATCAGTAAATTACGTCCATTACTCATCGCATTGTTAGGCTTTGAAGGTAAGGATCCTAAGATCATTGCTACGGCAAAGACCGAAGCACTGCTCTATTTAACTAAGCCTAGTGCAGCAGATCCCTATCTTATCGGCACCTATTTACAACTGGCGGTCTTTAATGGTGATGAAGCATTAATCAAGCAAATAATGCAGGTTTTTGAGAGCACTAAAGATCCGCAACAAAGAACAAATTTGCTCTATGCACTAGGCTATGCGCCGGCAGGCGAAACACAGCAAAATATTTTGGCCTATAGCCTGAGCGATAAGCTAACCGCACCGGATTTAAGTTATCTGTTTGCGGGTCAAAGTTATACTAAGGTTCGTGAAAAGGCTTTTAGGGACTGGGCTTATACCCATTATGAGCAGCTTGCGGCTAAGCTACCACCGTTTGCATTGCCTCGTTTACCAGCCTTTTTAGCTAGCGGTTGTGAACTAGAGCCATTTGAGCGCGCCAATGCATTTTTCTCAACCAAGACAGATAAAGTACCTGGTTATGCTCGCAGCCTATCGAAGCTTAATGAGCAAGTTAACGACTGTGCCGAGCTCAAAGCCCGGGAGCAAGCCAGTGTCGATCGATTTTTAAATCATCATTAAGTTGGTCTTTAACAAAGATCGTTTAAAAAAGAGCTCGCTAGGCGGGCTCTTTTTTTGCTTATGTTAGTGCTTATCTTAGTGATTATTTTAGGTCCATTAAGGAACCAAGCTAAGTTAACGTCTTTTCCTAAGTGGATTTATCGTCATGTAAGGGCGTTCTAAAAATGATCCGCGTGATCAATATTTGCCGTTAAAGAAAACTTTGTCTCAACGAATTAATGTTTTTTAGCTAATGTAAATTGAATTCTTCTTTGGTAAAATGCGGCAAATTTTACCGTGAGAATTAACTATGCCAATGTACGTTGTGGGACATAAGATCCCAGATTCAGATTCAATTTGCGGCGCTATCGCACTTGCTTATCTTAAAAATCAGATTGGTGAAGCTGCAATTCCAGCGCGTCTTGGTGAACTCGCTCCAGAGACAGCATTCATACTAGAGCGTTTCGGTTTCGAAGCTCCGGAATTCAAAGAGAGCTACGCGGGCGAAGAAGTTTATATTGTTGATCACTCAGAGTTAACACAAGCACCGGATGATATTGCTCAAGCAACGATTGTCGGCATCGTCGATCATCATAAGTTGGGCGACTTAACCACATCGACTCCGCTTGAGTGTTGGATCCGTCCGGTAGGTTGTAGTAACACAGTCATTAAGATGATGTATGACTTCTACAATGTAGAGATCCCGAAAGATATTGCTGGCATCATGCTATGCGCTATCTTAAGCGACACGGTTATCTTTAAGTCACCAACCTGTACCACTGCCGATATAAAGTGTGTTGAAGCATTAGCTGAAATCGCTGGCGTTGAGGATTTCAAAGCACTGGGTATGGAGATGTTTAAGGTTAAGTCGGCAGTCGAAGGCACTCCAGTTCGCGATCTTGTTATGCGCGACTTTAAAGACTTCAACATGAACGGTAACTTAATCGGTATTGGTCAGCTTGAAGTGATCGATCTATCAGTGTTTGACGACATCAAGGCCGATCTTGAAGCGGATATTGCGGCCCTGAAGGCTGAAGGCAAGCGTCATAGCGTACTGTTATTACTGACAGATATTATGAAAGAAGGTTCTGAAATGTTAGTGGTTTCAGATGACAGCGAGTTAACCTCGCGCGCCTATGGCAAAGCAACTGAGAATGGCCGAGTGTGGTTAGATGGTGTTCTTAGCCGTAAGAAGCAAGTCGTTCCACCGTTGCAAGATGCGTTAGCCTAATCATGTTATCGATTAGATAAACCGAGTTTTTCAGTTAAAAACTCAATGAAAAAGCCGGTGAACCACCGGCTTTTTGCTGCAGTAATGTGCAACGATCGTCGCGTCTATTTAACCGTCTTAGCTTGGCTCTTTACATGTGCTCTGAGTTTTTGTAGTCGTCTATCGGCTGTACCAAATACAGAATCTGCAGCATAATCCTCAAACTCAAAGTCCCGCTCACCAGCCTTTATCCCAGTTAATATTTCAATGGCTTCGGTCACATGGTCAATCGCCCAAATAGAGAAGGTGCCTTTCTTAACCGCATCAACAATATCGGATCTCAGCATCAAGTTTTGAACATTAGACTTAGGGATGATCACCCCTTGGGAATCACAACGTCCTTTTATAGTGCAAACATCGAAGAAACCTTCGATCTTTTCATTCACGCCACCAATAGGTTGAGCTTGGCCAAATTGGTTCATCGACCCCGTTATCGCAACATCTTGGCGAAGGGGCAATTTGGCAAACGCCGAGATAATGGTGCAAAGCTCAGCCATCGAGGCGCTATCACCGTCAACCCCGCCATAGTTTTGTTCGAAGGTGAGGTGAGTGGTCAATGGGATCTTATCGGTTTGCCCCAAGATTGTGGCCAGATAGGCGGTCAAAATCATCACCCCTTTAGAGTGAATACTGCCACCGAGTTCAACCTTCCGCTCAATATCAAATACAACGCCTTCGCCATAGGCAACGGTTGCGGTGATCCGGTTCGGCGCGCCAAACTGATGATCAGATGTGGACAATACCGATAGGGCGTTGATTTGACCCACAACCGAATTTTGAGTGTCGATTAGCGTAGTACCATTAATAAAACTCTGCATAATGTTATCTTTGAGACGACACACTCTATGCTCATGATTTTTCAGTGCTTGCTCGACATGACCAAGCCTTATCATGTTAGCATTACTGGATTTGGCGACATAGTTAGACTCACGCAGTAGGTTGGCGATATCAGCAGAATGCAGCGAAAGCTTATTTTGAGCATCGGCCTGACGTGAACTAAATTCGATGATGCGTTTGATTGCGCCGCGATCACAGTGCAGCATTTTATTACCATGAACTATGCTAGAAATAAATTTCGCATACAGTGCTTCTGACTCATCGGTTCTTGGCATTTCGTCTTCAAAATCGGCAGTGACTCTAAACAGCTCTTTAAATTCAGGATCGTAATACTGTAAAAGTTGGTAAGTTTGATAATCGCCAAAGAGGATGATTTTAACATCTAATGGAATAGCTTCAGGATCGAGAGAGATAGTCCCTGACAAAGTAACCTCGCGTTCGAGGGAGCTGAGACTTAGCTTTCTTGAACGCAATGCACGTTTTAATCCATCCCAAACATAAGGCTGTTCTAACACCTTAATTGCATCGATCATCAATACGCCGCCGTTCGCCTTGTGCAAACTGCCTGCGCGGATCAAAGAGAAATCTGAAAAAATGGTGCCCTTAAATGTGGCGTTTTCTATGTAACCAAAAATATTGTGATAGTTAGGGCTTTCCTCTATCACGATGGGCATCACTTGATCACCGTGATTAACCAACACATTAACTTGATA
Protein-coding sequences here:
- a CDS encoding manganese-dependent inorganic pyrophosphatase; protein product: MPMYVVGHKIPDSDSICGAIALAYLKNQIGEAAIPARLGELAPETAFILERFGFEAPEFKESYAGEEVYIVDHSELTQAPDDIAQATIVGIVDHHKLGDLTTSTPLECWIRPVGCSNTVIKMMYDFYNVEIPKDIAGIMLCAILSDTVIFKSPTCTTADIKCVEALAEIAGVEDFKALGMEMFKVKSAVEGTPVRDLVMRDFKDFNMNGNLIGIGQLEVIDLSVFDDIKADLEADIAALKAEGKRHSVLLLLTDIMKEGSEMLVVSDDSELTSRAYGKATENGRVWLDGVLSRKKQVVPPLQDALA
- a CDS encoding Lon protease family protein encodes the protein MPISPLTSDKLYRHCDLKGLALDIKSTKHLTPLNEIVGQERAQGAVEFAMSMKDKGYNIYAIGRNGLGKRTMVMRYLDRYDPNGHHQLYDWCYVVNFDDARTPKVLKLPQGKGTQFKKDIELLMKRLVKALPLAFDNEMYYARAEKLKSQLANRQENALTQLTKEAASKNISLSITAQGSYELVAMNGEEAHSEASFAALSNKEQEQLEQQIGELESKLREVVRKFTAWEERYSEKQQKHDEQVAQDVLVHLIDPLKQSYADQGEIKTYLNEMHKDIIDNLDIFLEQNEEQVALSYASLEKKMPRRYQVNVLVNHGDQVMPIVIEESPNYHNIFGYIENATFKGTIFSDFSLIRAGSLHKANGGVLMIDAIKVLEQPYVWDGLKRALRSRKLSLSSLEREVTLSGTISLDPEAIPLDVKIILFGDYQTYQLLQYYDPEFKELFRVTADFEDEMPRTDESEALYAKFISSIVHGNKMLHCDRGAIKRIIEFSSRQADAQNKLSLHSADIANLLRESNYVAKSSNANMIRLGHVEQALKNHEHRVCRLKDNIMQSFINGTTLIDTQNSVVGQINALSVLSTSDHQFGAPNRITATVAYGEGVVFDIERKVELGGSIHSKGVMILTAYLATILGQTDKIPLTTHLTFEQNYGGVDGDSASMAELCTIISAFAKLPLRQDVAITGSMNQFGQAQPIGGVNEKIEGFFDVCTIKGRCDSQGVIIPKSNVQNLMLRSDIVDAVKKGTFSIWAIDHVTEAIEILTGIKAGERDFEFEDYAADSVFGTADRRLQKLRAHVKSQAKTVK